The Candidatus Paceibacterota bacterium DNA window TGTGCATTCGGATCAAACACCGCTTCTATTTGTCTTGATTCTCCCGGTTTAATGATTTCATCCGCAGGAGGAACAAAACCCATACCCGGCATTCTGAAGGGTCCTTTTTTCTCTGCTCCCCCCAAGAGATACGCCGAGGTGCACATACACGAAGTCTCTACTTTTTTCACGAGGATATCCGTTTTTGAAGTATTGGTGATGGAAAATGGATGACTCACCTTGCCGTTTTTCATCGATATGGTGCCAAAATCAAAGGCGGTTTCTCCGACTGCAATGAGAGAGCTTTTTGTATTCGTTTCAGTTTTTTTCTCGGCAGCCAAATTCTTTTGCGCGCTTTGTCCCCAAATCATGAATCCAAAGATCCCAAAAAATACAATGAAGCCGATAATAATAGTC harbors:
- a CDS encoding DUF1573 domain-containing protein, with protein sequence MNKKTIIIGFIVFFGIFGFMIWGQSAQKNLAAEKKTETNTKSSLIAVGETAFDFGTISMKNGKVSHPFSITNTSKTDILVKKVETSCMCTSAYLLGGAEKKGPFRMPGMGFVPPADEIIKPGESRQIEAVFDPNAHGPAGVGTVARSVFVEEESGARLEFNFKAEVTP